The Candidatus Coatesbacteria bacterium genome window below encodes:
- a CDS encoding DUF2141 domain-containing protein: MRTPVQVCLSILLSTTLASALTISGTVTNVGESGDVYLALVEDLSWDKEPVAGLILDSADAVNGRLAFTFTDIEPGSYGIMVFQDEDGDGDLDTGLFGPTEPWGNYRESRPIPHLAEILFPLKEHLSGIVIELD; this comes from the coding sequence ATGCGCACTCCCGTGCAAGTCTGCCTGTCGATCCTGCTAAGTACCACCCTGGCGTCCGCGCTGACCATCAGCGGCACCGTGACCAACGTCGGCGAGAGCGGCGACGTCTACCTGGCCCTCGTCGAGGACCTATCCTGGGACAAAGAGCCCGTCGCCGGGCTGATCCTCGACAGCGCCGACGCCGTCAACGGCCGGCTCGCCTTCACCTTCACCGACATCGAACCCGGCAGCTACGGCATCATGGTCTTCCAGGACGAGGACGGCGACGGTGACCTCGATACCGGACTCTTCGGCCCCACCGAGCCCTGGGGCAACTACCGGGAAAGCCGCCCCATCCCCCATCTGGCCGAGATCCTCTTCCCGCTGAAAGAACACCTCTCCGGCATCGTCATCGAGCTGGATTGA